Proteins encoded within one genomic window of Streptomyces profundus:
- a CDS encoding IS982 family transposase: MKTHLDALLAALYVFIDDHVAPCRRIGRPPKLTDAELLCLAVAQVLLGFHSARHWIRFAHARLPHLFRYLPQQSGYNKRLNAAGPLISQVIEALARQVPTWHDNLRLIDSTPLPCAASRETVKRSRLAGHAGYGYCRSHSRFFWGFRLYLVTTAEGMPVTWCLANPKLGEREVMTALLERDHHLLRTGQVILADKGFAGREFEAFVTERLGAHLVRPDRKDEPVRHGRLARMRQWIEAVFDTLKGQLGLETHGGRTPAAVFARTGQRLLALAATIWHNWTTDAPIKRSLIAYDH; encoded by the coding sequence GTGAAGACTCACCTGGACGCCCTTCTGGCGGCACTGTACGTGTTCATCGACGACCATGTGGCCCCTTGTCGCCGGATCGGGCGACCCCCGAAACTAACGGACGCCGAACTGCTGTGCCTGGCGGTCGCGCAGGTCTTGCTCGGCTTCCACTCCGCACGGCACTGGATCCGCTTCGCTCACGCACGGCTGCCGCACCTGTTCCGCTACCTGCCCCAGCAATCCGGCTACAACAAGCGCCTCAACGCCGCCGGGCCGCTGATCTCGCAGGTGATCGAGGCACTGGCCCGGCAGGTGCCCACCTGGCACGACAACCTGCGGCTGATCGACTCCACCCCGCTGCCATGCGCCGCCTCCCGGGAGACCGTCAAACGCTCGCGGCTGGCCGGACACGCCGGCTACGGCTACTGCCGCTCCCACTCCCGGTTCTTCTGGGGCTTTCGGCTCTACCTGGTGACCACCGCCGAGGGCATGCCGGTCACCTGGTGCCTGGCCAACCCCAAGCTCGGCGAGCGGGAAGTGATGACCGCGCTGCTGGAACGCGACCACCACCTCCTCCGCACCGGGCAGGTGATCCTGGCCGACAAGGGCTTCGCCGGGCGCGAGTTCGAGGCGTTCGTCACCGAACGCCTCGGTGCCCACCTGGTGCGACCCGACCGCAAAGACGAGCCGGTCCGTCACGGACGGCTGGCCCGGATGCGGCAGTGGATCGAGGCCGTATTCGACACCCTCAAAGGCCAACTCGGCCTGGAGACACACGGCGGCAGAACCCCGGCCGCAGTCTTCGCCCGCACCGGCCAACGCTTACTCGCCCTGGCCGCCACGATCTGGCACAACTGGACCACCGACGCCCCGATCAAACGC